From a region of the Odontesthes bonariensis isolate fOdoBon6 chromosome 4, fOdoBon6.hap1, whole genome shotgun sequence genome:
- the gtpbp1l gene encoding GTP binding protein 1, like isoform X1, with the protein MASLTATEPAMLPGSISAAESIVPACMFAPDRGCADDPSGGEVFEESEGTNGEAADHLDLSSKLVLVSPTGEQYDSLQRHLRERIDEGCGETIFVVGMGSDGGDYGLNEKDMEASVATVQSLCEQIEADLILLRERTDTGGKILDYLIRRRVGEQDFLEVRVAVVGNVDAGKSTLLGVLTHGELDNGRGFARQKLFRHKHEMESGRTSSVGNDILGFDHEGEVVNKPDSHGGGLDWTKICEKSSKVITFIDLAGHEKYLKTTVFGMTGHLPDFCMLMVGSNAGIVGMTKEHLGLALALNVPVFVVVTKIDMCPANILQETLKLLQRLLKSPGCRKIPVLVQNKDDVIVTASNFSSERMCPIFQISNVTGENMDLLKMFLNLLSSRTTFSNDEPAEFQIDDTYSVPGVGTVVSGTTLRGLIRLNDTLLLGPDPLGTFIPIAVKSIHRKRMPVKEVRGGQTASFALKKVKRSSIRKGMVMVSPKLMPQATWEFEAEILVLHHPTTISPRYQAMVHCGSIRQTATILTMNKDCLRTGDKAAVHFRFIKTPEYLHCDQKLVFREGRTKAVGTITKLLQSVMTQAAKAQQSKTQASKKNFKEGTGTNEDAGSAARPQSPNTAQASTVAEEEALCKDDNKENKLKSGGGGRRRGGQRHRGKGLNPPATSPAVSAGATGTS; encoded by the exons ATGGCGTCGTTAACGGCGACAGAACCAGCGATGTTGCCAGGTTCAATATCAGCTGCAGAGTCCATAGTGCCGGCTTGCATGTTTGCACCGGACCGGGGATGTGCCGACGATCCATCCGGTGGAGAAGTCTTTGAAGAAAGCGAGGGCACAAATGGAGAGGCCGCGGATCATCTAGATCTGAGCAGCAAG CTGGTTCTCGTTAGTCCGACGGGAGAACAGTATGATTCATTACAACGGCATCTGAGGGAGCGGATAGATGAGGGCTGTGGAGAGACCATCTTTGTGGTTGGGATGGGCTCAG ACGGCGGTGACTACGGTCTGAATGAGAAGGACATGGAAGCATCAGTAGCCACGGTGCAGTCGCTGTGTGAACAGATTGAAGCCGACTTAATCCTGCTGAGGGAGAGGACGGACACGGGCGGAAAGATTCTGGACTACCTCATCCGTCGGCGTGTGGGGGAGCAGGATTTCCTGGAAGTCAG AGTGGCGGTTGTGGGGAATGTGGACGCTGGAAAGAGCACCCTGCTTGGAGTGTTGACCCACGGTGAGCTGGACAACGGCAGAGGCTTCGCTCGCCAAAAGCTCTTCAGGCACAAACACGAGATGGAGAGTGGCAGGACCAGCAGTGTGGGAAACGACATCCTGGGCTTTGACCATGAGGGAGAG GTGGTTAACAAGCCAGACAGCCACGGTGGGGGTCTAGACTGGACCAAGATCTGTGAGAAGTCCTCGAAAGTCATCACTTTTATTGACCTGGCCGGCCATGAGAAGTATCTCAAGACCACCGTCTTTGGTATGACGGGACACCTGCCAGATTTCTGCATGCTAATG GTCGGCAGTAACGCGGGCATCGTTGGCATGACCAAAGAGCATCTTGGTCTGGCACTGGCCCTAAATGTACCGGTGTTTGTCGTGGTTACCAAGATAGATATGTGTCCAGCTAACATCCTGCAAG AAACGCTAAAATTATTACAAAGGTTGTTAAAgtcacctggctgcaggaaaaTCCCGGTGCTGGTTCAGAACAAGGACGACGTCATAGTCACAGCCTCAAACTTCAGCTCGGAGAG GATGTGCCCAATTTTCCAGATCTCCAACGTGACGGGGGAGAACATGGACCTGCTGAAGATGTTCTTGAACCTCCTCTCCTCTCGGACCACTTTTAGCAATGACGAACCTGCAGAGTTCCAGATAGACGACACATACTCCGTACCG GGTGTGGGTACAGTAGTTTCAGGCACTACATTACGTGGATTGATACGATTAAACGACACCCTACTCTTAGGCCCTGACCCACTTGGCACCTTCATCCCGATCGCTGTGAAGTCTATACACCGCAAGAGGATGCCTGTCAAAGAGGTTCGCGGTGGGCAGACGGCATCCTTCGCCCTAAAAAAG GTCAAACGATCATCAATAAGGAAAGGAATGGTAATGGTTTCACCAAAGCTAATGCCTCAGGCTACGTGGGAGTTTGAGGCTGAGATTTTGGTGCTCCATCATCCAACCACGATATCGCCAAGATACCAGGCAATGG TGCACTGTGGCAGCATTCGGCAGACTGCCACTATCCTGACAATGAACAAAGACTGCCTCAGGACGGGGGACAAGGCCGCGGTCCATTTTCGCTTCATTAAGACTCCGGAGTACCTGCACTGTGATCAGAAGCTCGTGTTCAGGGAAGGACGCACCAAAGCTGTAGGCACCATCACCAAG CTCCTCCAATCAGTGATGACCCAGGCTGCCAAGGCCCAGCAGTCCAAGACTCAGGCCAGTAAGAAGAATTTTAAAGAGGGCACAGGAACCAATGAGGATGCTGGATCCGCAGCACGGCCGCAAAGTCCAAACACAGCACAGGCATCA ACAGTGGCTGAGGAGGAGGCTCTTTGTAAAGATGACAACAAGGAAAACAAG CTCAAGTCAGGAGGTGGAGGACGCCGGCGAGGTGGTCAGAGACATCGAGGGAAAGGCCTGAATCCTCCAGCGACGTCTCCAGCAGTGTCTGCCGGAGCGACGGGCACCTCCTAA
- the gtpbp1l gene encoding GTP binding protein 1, like isoform X2, which translates to MASLTATEPAMLPGSISAAESIVPACMFAPDRGCADDPSGGEVFEESEGTNGEAADHLDLSSKLVLVSPTGEQYDSLQRHLRERIDEGCGETIFVVGMGSDGGDYGLNEKDMEASVATVQSLCEQIEADLILLRERTDTGGKILDYLIRRRVGEQDFLEVRVAVVGNVDAGKSTLLGVLTHGELDNGRGFARQKLFRHKHEMESGRTSSVGNDILGFDHEGEVVNKPDSHGGGLDWTKICEKSSKVITFIDLAGHEKYLKTTVFGMTGHLPDFCMLMVGSNAGIVGMTKEHLGLALALNVPVFVVVTKIDMCPANILQETLKLLQRLLKSPGCRKIPVLVQNKDDVIVTASNFSSERMCPIFQISNVTGENMDLLKMFLNLLSSRTTFSNDEPAEFQIDDTYSVPGVGTVVSGTTLRGLIRLNDTLLLGPDPLGTFIPIAVKSIHRKRMPVKEVRGGQTASFALKKVKRSSIRKGMVMVSPKLMPQATWEFEAEILVLHHPTTISPRYQAMVHCGSIRQTATILTMNKDCLRTGDKAAVHFRFIKTPEYLHCDQKLVFREGRTKAVGTITKLLQSVMTQAAKAQQSKTQASKKNFKEGTGTNEDAGSAARPQSPNTAQASLKSGGGGRRRGGQRHRGKGLNPPATSPAVSAGATGTS; encoded by the exons ATGGCGTCGTTAACGGCGACAGAACCAGCGATGTTGCCAGGTTCAATATCAGCTGCAGAGTCCATAGTGCCGGCTTGCATGTTTGCACCGGACCGGGGATGTGCCGACGATCCATCCGGTGGAGAAGTCTTTGAAGAAAGCGAGGGCACAAATGGAGAGGCCGCGGATCATCTAGATCTGAGCAGCAAG CTGGTTCTCGTTAGTCCGACGGGAGAACAGTATGATTCATTACAACGGCATCTGAGGGAGCGGATAGATGAGGGCTGTGGAGAGACCATCTTTGTGGTTGGGATGGGCTCAG ACGGCGGTGACTACGGTCTGAATGAGAAGGACATGGAAGCATCAGTAGCCACGGTGCAGTCGCTGTGTGAACAGATTGAAGCCGACTTAATCCTGCTGAGGGAGAGGACGGACACGGGCGGAAAGATTCTGGACTACCTCATCCGTCGGCGTGTGGGGGAGCAGGATTTCCTGGAAGTCAG AGTGGCGGTTGTGGGGAATGTGGACGCTGGAAAGAGCACCCTGCTTGGAGTGTTGACCCACGGTGAGCTGGACAACGGCAGAGGCTTCGCTCGCCAAAAGCTCTTCAGGCACAAACACGAGATGGAGAGTGGCAGGACCAGCAGTGTGGGAAACGACATCCTGGGCTTTGACCATGAGGGAGAG GTGGTTAACAAGCCAGACAGCCACGGTGGGGGTCTAGACTGGACCAAGATCTGTGAGAAGTCCTCGAAAGTCATCACTTTTATTGACCTGGCCGGCCATGAGAAGTATCTCAAGACCACCGTCTTTGGTATGACGGGACACCTGCCAGATTTCTGCATGCTAATG GTCGGCAGTAACGCGGGCATCGTTGGCATGACCAAAGAGCATCTTGGTCTGGCACTGGCCCTAAATGTACCGGTGTTTGTCGTGGTTACCAAGATAGATATGTGTCCAGCTAACATCCTGCAAG AAACGCTAAAATTATTACAAAGGTTGTTAAAgtcacctggctgcaggaaaaTCCCGGTGCTGGTTCAGAACAAGGACGACGTCATAGTCACAGCCTCAAACTTCAGCTCGGAGAG GATGTGCCCAATTTTCCAGATCTCCAACGTGACGGGGGAGAACATGGACCTGCTGAAGATGTTCTTGAACCTCCTCTCCTCTCGGACCACTTTTAGCAATGACGAACCTGCAGAGTTCCAGATAGACGACACATACTCCGTACCG GGTGTGGGTACAGTAGTTTCAGGCACTACATTACGTGGATTGATACGATTAAACGACACCCTACTCTTAGGCCCTGACCCACTTGGCACCTTCATCCCGATCGCTGTGAAGTCTATACACCGCAAGAGGATGCCTGTCAAAGAGGTTCGCGGTGGGCAGACGGCATCCTTCGCCCTAAAAAAG GTCAAACGATCATCAATAAGGAAAGGAATGGTAATGGTTTCACCAAAGCTAATGCCTCAGGCTACGTGGGAGTTTGAGGCTGAGATTTTGGTGCTCCATCATCCAACCACGATATCGCCAAGATACCAGGCAATGG TGCACTGTGGCAGCATTCGGCAGACTGCCACTATCCTGACAATGAACAAAGACTGCCTCAGGACGGGGGACAAGGCCGCGGTCCATTTTCGCTTCATTAAGACTCCGGAGTACCTGCACTGTGATCAGAAGCTCGTGTTCAGGGAAGGACGCACCAAAGCTGTAGGCACCATCACCAAG CTCCTCCAATCAGTGATGACCCAGGCTGCCAAGGCCCAGCAGTCCAAGACTCAGGCCAGTAAGAAGAATTTTAAAGAGGGCACAGGAACCAATGAGGATGCTGGATCCGCAGCACGGCCGCAAAGTCCAAACACAGCACAGGCATCA CTCAAGTCAGGAGGTGGAGGACGCCGGCGAGGTGGTCAGAGACATCGAGGGAAAGGCCTGAATCCTCCAGCGACGTCTCCAGCAGTGTCTGCCGGAGCGACGGGCACCTCCTAA
- the lgals2b gene encoding lectin, galactoside-binding, soluble, 2b, which yields MQVKDMTFKMGQEFKIRIRPKDDCNSFAINIGHDSENIAMHFNPRFDCGGDTNTIVYNSLSGGCWGDELREGNFPFKRGEECKFHINFNDEQFYIKLPDGSMINFPNRLGDVKYKYFDVSGEARIVGIKIA from the exons ATG CAAGTTAAGGACATGACATTCAAGATGGGGCAGGAGTTTAAGATCCGCATCAGGCCCAAAGATGACTGCAACAG CTTTGCAATCAACATCGGTCACGATTCTGAGAACATTGCAATGCACTTCAACCCCCGCTTTGACTGTGGAGGAGACACCAACACCATTGTCTACAACTCCTTGTCCGGGGGGTGCTGGGGTGACGAGCTACGGGAGggaaacttcccctttaagcgtGGGGAGGAATGCAAG TTTCACATCAACTTCAACGATGAGCAGTTCTACATCAAACTTCCCGATGGAAGCATGATTAACTTCCCCAACCGCCTGGGAGATGTCAAGTACAAGTACTTCGACGTCAGTGGTGAGGCCAGGATTGTGGGAATCAAGATCGCCTAG